The Desulfovibrio sp. genome includes a region encoding these proteins:
- a CDS encoding IclR family transcriptional regulator: MQDQQKPTVHMPTQRVISLLEALADTEHGLTLTQLAQCIGSSKGTISPILETLQQHDFVRRDKLSGRYELGRGLYLFSEGFRTQDPLMAQAQACMRQVVDACAEICQLGILSHTEVLYIAKVDSREPIQIISRVGSRMPARKTALGKALLSQCKREEVVALFAGELCTEPFDMDAFLEELQKVRQGAIARDIGEINPQLHCYAVPVTFAGRVDCAMSVSLPAFRDTPEKHQQVESELRKAVAKLEQFMDETHECFCP, translated from the coding sequence ATGCAAGACCAACAAAAACCAACCGTCCACATGCCGACCCAGCGGGTCATTTCACTCCTTGAAGCTCTGGCTGATACAGAACACGGCCTCACGCTAACCCAGCTTGCCCAGTGCATCGGCAGCAGCAAGGGCACAATTTCGCCCATTCTTGAGACCCTGCAACAGCATGATTTCGTTCGCAGAGACAAACTCTCTGGCCGGTATGAACTGGGCCGGGGCCTGTACCTGTTTTCAGAGGGTTTCCGCACGCAGGATCCCCTCATGGCGCAGGCGCAGGCCTGCATGCGGCAGGTGGTGGACGCCTGCGCCGAAATCTGCCAGCTGGGCATTCTCTCCCATACCGAAGTGCTCTACATAGCCAAGGTGGATTCGCGCGAGCCTATCCAGATCATTTCCCGCGTGGGGTCGCGCATGCCCGCCCGCAAAACGGCCCTGGGCAAGGCGCTGCTCAGCCAGTGCAAAAGGGAGGAAGTGGTCGCCCTTTTTGCCGGGGAGCTCTGCACCGAGCCTTTTGACATGGACGCTTTTCTGGAAGAGCTGCAAAAGGTACGTCAGGGGGCCATTGCCAGAGATATTGGCGAAATCAACCCGCAGCTGCATTGCTATGCCGTGCCTGTTACCTTTGCCGGGCGCGTGGACTGCGCCATGAGCGTCTCCCTGCCCGCCTTTCGCGACACGCCGGAAAAACATCAACAGGTTGAGAGTGAACTTCGCAAGGCTGTGGCTAAGCTTGAGCAGTTCATGGACGAAACGCACGAGTGTTTCTGCCCATAG
- a CDS encoding YitT family protein — MKLQSYNKALAESVVWNLLWLTLGSVLMAICIQSVAAPHGFLSGGVMGVGLLVNYWTGTLTPLVWYALLCVPVYALGWFGVGKRFLLYTAYGTFCTTLFSFFITFEIPITNEVYATVVGGVLHGAACGIMLRTLGSSGGTDVVAVLLKERWSVPIGQFNFLFNSLLFLTAASHMALDLIVASMLMMFISASTLEYVLGLFNRRKLVMIISDHGEEISEAILVTERFGATLMRGKGAYSGSDREILLTVTNNVALKRLENLVFSIDPRALFIVENTFYVSGGQFARRSR; from the coding sequence ATGAAGCTTCAGTCGTACAACAAGGCTCTGGCCGAATCGGTGGTCTGGAACCTGCTCTGGCTTACGCTGGGGTCGGTTCTTATGGCCATATGCATTCAGAGCGTGGCCGCGCCTCATGGCTTCCTTTCCGGGGGAGTCATGGGCGTGGGCCTGCTGGTCAATTACTGGACAGGCACGCTCACGCCGCTGGTCTGGTATGCTCTGCTGTGCGTTCCTGTGTACGCATTGGGCTGGTTTGGCGTGGGCAAACGTTTTTTGCTCTATACGGCCTACGGTACCTTTTGCACCACGTTGTTCAGTTTTTTCATCACCTTTGAAATCCCCATTACCAACGAAGTGTATGCCACCGTGGTGGGCGGGGTGCTGCACGGCGCAGCCTGCGGCATCATGCTGCGCACGCTGGGCAGCAGCGGCGGTACGGATGTGGTTGCCGTGCTGCTCAAGGAACGCTGGAGCGTGCCCATCGGGCAATTCAATTTTTTGTTCAATTCCCTGCTGTTTCTTACGGCGGCCTCGCACATGGCGCTGGACCTCATTGTGGCTTCCATGCTGATGATGTTCATTTCGGCCAGTACGCTGGAGTATGTGCTGGGTCTGTTCAATCGCCGCAAGCTTGTGATGATTATTTCTGACCACGGTGAAGAAATCAGCGAGGCCATTCTGGTGACGGAACGCTTTGGTGCTACGCTTATGCGGGGCAAGGGGGCCTATTCCGGCTCGGATCGGGAAATCCTGCTCACAGTCACCAACAATGTTGCGCTCAAGCGGCTCGAGAATCTGGTGTTCAGCATTGATCCGCGCGCCCTGTTCATTGTGGAAAATACGTTTTATGTGTCCGGTGGGCAGTTTGCCCGCAGAAGCCGTTGA
- a CDS encoding sulfite exporter TauE/SafE family protein, which yields MLVSLVAYVLCGAVAGVLAGLLGVGGGIVLVPLMVAIFPTVGVPAQYVQQMALGTSLASIMITSISSARAHNARGAVHWDIFKAITPGILVGTFFGGLIATHMPTMFLKIFFICFILFVSAQMLSNYRPPASRDLPGKMGTAGVGGVIGLVSSFVGIGGGTLSVPFMTFCNVPLHHAVGTSAAIGFPIAVAGTLGFIVGGWGRPDLPAMSLGFVNLWALLGIATASFMTAPLGAKLSHALPASKLKKGFACFLILVALKMIWGLV from the coding sequence ATGCTTGTGTCTCTTGTGGCCTACGTCTTGTGCGGGGCTGTGGCCGGTGTTCTGGCCGGGCTTTTGGGTGTCGGCGGCGGTATTGTTCTGGTGCCCCTGATGGTTGCCATTTTCCCCACTGTGGGAGTTCCCGCCCAGTATGTGCAGCAGATGGCGCTCGGCACATCGCTTGCCAGCATCATGATCACTTCCATCTCCAGCGCGCGGGCGCATAATGCCCGTGGCGCCGTGCACTGGGATATTTTCAAGGCCATTACCCCCGGCATTCTTGTGGGCACGTTCTTCGGCGGTCTTATTGCCACCCATATGCCCACCATGTTCCTGAAGATATTTTTTATCTGCTTTATCCTCTTTGTGTCGGCGCAGATGCTCTCCAACTACCGGCCCCCGGCCAGCCGCGATCTGCCCGGCAAGATGGGAACCGCTGGTGTGGGCGGCGTCATCGGCCTTGTGTCGAGCTTTGTGGGTATCGGCGGCGGTACGCTTTCCGTGCCGTTCATGACCTTTTGCAACGTGCCGCTGCACCATGCCGTGGGCACCTCGGCGGCCATTGGTTTTCCCATTGCCGTGGCGGGTACGCTGGGCTTTATTGTGGGCGGCTGGGGCAGGCCCGATCTGCCCGCCATGTCACTTGGCTTTGTGAACCTGTGGGCGCTGCTGGGCATTGCCACAGCCAGCTTTATGACCGCCCCGCTTGGCGCAAAGCTTTCGCATGCCTTGCCTGCCAGCAAGCTCAAGAAAGGTTTTGCCTGTTTTTTGATCCTTGTGGCCTTGAAGATGATCTGGGGCCTGGTGTAA
- a CDS encoding YjhG/YagF family D-xylonate dehydratase, producing MSIADIYANPQNDVYDVKTHASGPKGSLPLTGDMLRELPCGDIFGMTLDAGMGWKPEDILGPNVLIISTLGGKRNDDGTPDALGLHVGHWELGLQISAASKEIKQQKGVPFASYVTDPCDGRTQGTTGMYDSLPFRNDAAMVFRRQIRSLPTVGAVIGVASCDKGLPATMMALASMHDLPCVLVPGGSTLPPTDGEDLGKVQTIGARYSNNELSLEDAARLGCRACGSAGGGCQFLGTAGTSQVVAEGLGLALPHTALAPSGEPVWVEVGRQSAKAVMGLLKKGITIKDIITDKAIENAMMVHAAFGGSTNLLLHLPAIAHAGGCHRPTVEDWARVNSMAPRLVSVLPNGPVYHPTVRAFMAGGVPEVMLHLRDLGLLHLDALTVTGHTVGENLEWWEKSERRAHFRRMLKELDNVEPDDVIMSPARAKERGLTSTITFPVGNIAPEGSVIKSTAIDPTVINADGVYRHTAAIKVFTAEPDAIKAIKAGKIEKGDMLVVIGGGPCGTGMEETYQLTSALKHLSYGKYVCLLTDARFSGVSTGACVGHIGPEALVGGPVSKLRDGDIVEMVVDCNKLEGRVNFIGTDPQHPLTPEEGAKVLAGRETHPGLKPAPALPDDTRLWAALQAVSGGTWGGSVYDVDKIVTVLEAGKKALGM from the coding sequence ATGTCCATTGCAGATATTTACGCCAATCCGCAGAACGATGTATATGATGTAAAGACCCATGCTTCCGGCCCCAAGGGTTCGCTGCCGCTCACTGGCGACATGCTGCGCGAACTGCCCTGCGGCGATATTTTCGGCATGACCCTGGATGCGGGCATGGGCTGGAAGCCCGAAGATATTCTTGGCCCCAACGTGCTGATCATCAGCACCCTTGGCGGCAAGCGCAACGACGACGGCACCCCCGATGCCCTGGGCCTGCACGTGGGCCACTGGGAGCTGGGATTGCAGATTTCCGCCGCCAGCAAGGAGATCAAACAGCAGAAGGGCGTGCCTTTTGCCTCATACGTGACCGACCCCTGCGACGGTCGCACCCAGGGCACCACTGGCATGTATGACTCCCTGCCCTTCCGTAACGATGCTGCCATGGTCTTCCGCAGGCAGATCCGCTCCCTGCCCACCGTTGGCGCTGTTATCGGCGTTGCCAGCTGCGACAAGGGTCTGCCCGCAACCATGATGGCTCTGGCCTCCATGCACGACCTGCCCTGCGTGCTCGTGCCCGGCGGTTCGACCCTGCCCCCCACCGACGGCGAAGACCTCGGCAAGGTGCAGACCATCGGCGCGCGTTACTCCAACAACGAACTGAGCCTTGAGGACGCAGCCCGCCTTGGCTGCCGCGCCTGCGGTTCCGCTGGCGGCGGCTGCCAGTTCCTCGGCACTGCCGGCACTTCGCAGGTTGTGGCCGAAGGTCTTGGTCTGGCCCTGCCGCACACGGCCCTTGCCCCCTCTGGCGAACCCGTGTGGGTGGAAGTGGGCCGTCAGTCGGCCAAGGCCGTGATGGGCCTGCTGAAAAAAGGCATCACCATCAAGGATATCATCACCGACAAGGCCATTGAAAACGCCATGATGGTGCATGCGGCCTTTGGCGGTTCCACCAACCTGCTGCTGCATCTGCCCGCCATTGCCCATGCGGGCGGTTGCCATCGCCCCACGGTGGAAGACTGGGCTCGTGTGAACAGCATGGCCCCCCGTCTGGTCAGCGTGCTGCCCAACGGCCCCGTGTATCATCCCACTGTCCGCGCCTTTATGGCTGGCGGCGTGCCGGAAGTCATGCTGCACCTGCGCGACCTTGGCCTGCTGCATCTGGACGCACTCACCGTTACCGGCCATACCGTGGGCGAAAACCTTGAATGGTGGGAAAAGAGCGAACGCCGCGCCCACTTCCGCCGCATGCTCAAGGAGCTGGACAACGTGGAGCCGGACGATGTGATCATGTCGCCCGCCCGCGCCAAGGAGCGCGGACTGACCTCCACCATTACCTTCCCCGTGGGCAATATTGCGCCCGAGGGTTCGGTCATCAAGTCCACGGCCATTGACCCCACGGTCATCAATGCTGACGGCGTTTACCGCCACACGGCGGCCATCAAGGTTTTCACCGCCGAGCCTGACGCCATCAAGGCCATCAAGGCCGGAAAGATCGAAAAGGGCGATATGCTGGTGGTTATCGGCGGCGGCCCCTGCGGCACCGGTATGGAAGAAACCTATCAGCTCACCTCGGCGCTCAAGCATCTGTCGTATGGCAAGTATGTGTGCCTGCTGACGGACGCGCGCTTCTCCGGCGTTTCCACCGGTGCCTGCGTTGGCCATATCGGGCCGGAAGCACTGGTGGGCGGCCCTGTTTCCAAGCTGCGCGACGGCGATATTGTGGAAATGGTCGTGGACTGCAACAAGCTGGAAGGCCGCGTCAACTTTATCGGCACTGACCCGCAGCATCCCCTCACGCCCGAGGAAGGCGCCAAGGTTCTTGCCGGGCGCGAAACGCACCCCGGCCTCAAGCCCGCGCCCGCCCTGCCTGACGACACCCGCCTGTGGGCGGCCTTGCAGGCCGTGAGCGGCGGCACCTGGGGCGGCAGCGTGTATGATGTGGACAAGATTGTCACAGTGCTTGAGGCTGGCAAAAAAGCCCTGGGCATGTAG
- a CDS encoding amidohydrolase family protein: protein MNTEATESPESDEPSEALLAIRAKSILTLGGEGPARAARLFAPLKKIDNGVLLVRGGLVEDVLTWSQAKLPAGTLVRDVGAVCLAPACVNAHTHLELSHLAEKTRWGRGFTAWLQSLIPLLGSAPQADAVESACAALALYGTLYVGNITGSLPGGTVLADTACNEAGLTASHFCEWFGFGAPFADGERPWPPRCRQALADDPFLMARCAPGGHALYSTGPEILSAARQDCSRMGRVFSFHLAESPEETQLLTSGSGPLRDLYAGVVLPPDWTAPGLRPLAYAVKLGLLGPGTLAVHGVQLDAQEVEVLAASGAALCLCPRSNRNLGVGVPPVRELMESGALLCLGTDGLTSNRDLDVRKEAVWLRETMDVPPEALVRMLTVNGAAALNLLGCGAGRLEKGGPADFCVLPENLTY from the coding sequence ATGAACACGGAAGCCACGGAATCTCCTGAATCTGACGAGCCGTCGGAGGCCTTGCTGGCCATCAGGGCCAAAAGCATTCTGACCCTTGGCGGCGAAGGCCCTGCACGGGCCGCCCGCCTCTTTGCCCCGTTGAAAAAGATCGACAACGGCGTGCTGCTGGTGCGCGGCGGGTTGGTGGAGGATGTTCTGACGTGGTCGCAGGCAAAACTGCCCGCGGGCACGCTGGTGCGGGATGTGGGCGCGGTCTGCCTTGCCCCTGCCTGCGTCAACGCGCACACGCATCTGGAACTTTCGCATCTGGCGGAGAAAACCCGCTGGGGACGCGGTTTCACCGCCTGGCTGCAAAGCCTCATCCCCCTACTTGGCTCTGCCCCGCAGGCGGATGCCGTGGAAAGCGCCTGCGCCGCACTGGCCCTGTACGGCACGCTGTACGTGGGAAACATCACTGGCTCCCTGCCCGGCGGCACGGTTCTGGCCGACACGGCCTGCAATGAGGCGGGGCTGACAGCAAGCCATTTTTGCGAATGGTTTGGCTTTGGCGCGCCCTTTGCCGATGGTGAACGCCCCTGGCCGCCGCGTTGCCGTCAGGCTCTGGCTGATGATCCCTTTCTCATGGCCCGTTGCGCTCCCGGCGGGCATGCCCTGTATTCCACCGGGCCGGAAATCCTCAGCGCCGCGCGGCAGGATTGCTCCCGCATGGGGCGAGTTTTTTCCTTCCACCTTGCGGAATCGCCCGAAGAAACCCAGCTGCTCACATCGGGCAGCGGGCCTTTGCGCGATCTGTACGCCGGGGTTGTGCTGCCGCCAGACTGGACTGCGCCGGGTCTGCGCCCGCTGGCCTATGCGGTGAAGCTGGGCCTGCTCGGCCCCGGTACCCTCGCCGTGCACGGCGTGCAGCTTGACGCGCAGGAAGTGGAGGTGCTGGCAGCCAGCGGCGCGGCCCTGTGCCTGTGCCCGCGCTCGAACCGCAATCTTGGCGTAGGGGTGCCGCCCGTGCGCGAACTCATGGAAAGCGGTGCGCTGCTGTGCCTTGGCACGGATGGGCTGACCTCCAACCGCGATCTGGACGTGCGCAAGGAGGCGGTGTGGCTGCGCGAAACAATGGACGTGCCACCGGAAGCTCTGGTGCGCATGCTGACGGTAAACGGCGCTGCCGCCCTGAATCTGCTGGGCTGTGGGGCCGGGCGGCTGGAAAAGGGCGGGCCTGCGGATTTTTGTGTGTTGCCAGAAAACCTGACCTACTAG
- a CDS encoding Hpt domain-containing protein — protein MTEEVLDWKEAIARVLNKRDMYVKLLAKFIETERDTPSKVAQALKSGNKEEARNLVHSTKGAAANLGAKALAAAALELEMAVKAGADTDRAMSHFSAAHMDTLVTMHAFMTQ, from the coding sequence ATGACCGAGGAAGTTTTGGATTGGAAGGAAGCCATTGCCAGGGTGCTCAACAAGCGCGACATGTACGTCAAGCTGCTTGCCAAGTTTATTGAAACGGAACGCGACACCCCGTCAAAGGTGGCTCAGGCCCTGAAGAGCGGCAACAAGGAAGAAGCCCGCAACCTTGTGCACAGCACCAAGGGAGCAGCCGCCAATCTGGGGGCCAAGGCGCTGGCCGCCGCTGCGCTTGAGCTTGAAATGGCCGTCAAGGCCGGGGCGGATACCGACCGCGCCATGAGCCATTTTTCTGCCGCGCACATGGACACGCTTGTGACCATGCACGCCTTTATGACGCAGTAG
- a CDS encoding aspartate carbamoyltransferase catalytic subunit — MNTDNRYHWPHKDLLDVTQLSAEDTLHLLDLAASFQEINSRPIKKVPTLKGKTVVLFFVENSTRTKTSFDVAGKRLSADTYSLAKSGSSLNKGESLKDTGLTLQAMGPDVIVIRHPSSGAARFLAELLPCGIVNGGDGWHAHPTQALLDCYSLRQAWQNRFAGRTLLILGDIAHSRVARSNMHLLTMLGVKVRLCAPRTLLPAGVDHWPVEIYTELDKAVRDVDAVMCLRLQLERQQAGLLPDLAEYSRRFCLGSSQLALAAPEAKVLHPGPMNRGLEISNDIADAPASLVLNQVAAGVATRMAVLYLLATRNDGVRA, encoded by the coding sequence ATGAATACCGACAATCGCTACCACTGGCCCCACAAAGACCTGCTGGACGTCACCCAACTGAGCGCGGAAGACACCCTGCACCTGCTGGACCTGGCCGCCAGCTTTCAGGAAATCAACAGCCGTCCGATCAAGAAGGTGCCAACCCTCAAGGGCAAGACCGTTGTGCTGTTTTTCGTGGAAAACAGCACCCGCACCAAGACGTCCTTTGACGTGGCGGGCAAACGCCTTTCTGCCGACACCTATTCCCTGGCAAAATCAGGCTCGAGCCTGAACAAGGGCGAAAGCCTGAAGGATACGGGCCTCACCCTTCAGGCCATGGGGCCGGATGTCATTGTCATCCGCCACCCCAGCAGCGGCGCGGCGCGCTTTCTTGCGGAGCTGCTGCCCTGCGGCATCGTCAACGGCGGCGATGGCTGGCATGCCCACCCCACCCAAGCCCTGCTCGACTGCTACAGCCTGCGGCAGGCGTGGCAAAACCGCTTTGCCGGGCGCACCCTGCTGATTCTGGGCGATATTGCCCACAGCCGCGTGGCCCGTTCAAACATGCACCTGCTCACCATGCTGGGCGTCAAGGTGCGCTTGTGCGCCCCGCGCACCCTGCTGCCTGCCGGTGTGGATCACTGGCCCGTGGAAATCTATACGGAGCTGGACAAAGCAGTGCGCGATGTGGACGCAGTCATGTGCCTGCGCCTGCAGCTTGAGCGCCAGCAGGCGGGCCTCTTGCCCGACCTTGCGGAATATTCCCGCCGTTTCTGCCTTGGCTCCAGCCAGCTGGCCCTTGCCGCGCCCGAGGCCAAGGTTTTGCATCCCGGCCCCATGAACCGTGGGCTTGAAATTTCCAATGACATAGCAGACGCCCCCGCGAGCCTGGTGCTGAATCAGGTGGCCGCAGGCGTCGCCACGCGCATGGCCGTGCTCTATCTGCTGGCCACGCGCAACGATGGAGTACGCGCATGA
- a CDS encoding dihydroorotase, protein MSLLIKNARHLEAPVDLLVRHGKIVTMTPAGHHTYDSREVFDAKGLVLMPSCIDAHVHLREPGFEYKEDIASGLEAAARGGFGAVMCMANTKPVNDTASITRAMLDSARKSHPNGPRLHPIAAATVGLKGEEMAPLAELKEAGCVAVSNDGRPLENAELVRRIMEYGADLDLVLIDHCEDPHLAKGWRMHEGVTSGLLGVKGQPAAGEANQAMRDIMLAEYLGVPVHIAHVSAALTVDCIAWGKARGVKVTAETCPHYLLLDETALEGYNTQAKVSPPLRTTADREALRRAVKNGTIDILATDHAPHAAHEKEGTLDDAMCGFTGLDLAISLTWGLVAEGVLTEADVHRLWSRRPAEIFNLPCNGFTPGDPADFFLLDPDETWVPGPENLYSKSCNTPFLGQTLRGKVKHHWIDGMQLF, encoded by the coding sequence ATGAGCCTCTTGATAAAAAACGCACGCCACCTTGAAGCCCCGGTAGACCTGCTGGTGCGGCACGGCAAAATTGTCACCATGACCCCGGCAGGCCACCATACCTACGACAGCCGCGAAGTTTTTGACGCCAAAGGCCTTGTGCTCATGCCCAGTTGCATCGACGCCCACGTGCACCTGCGCGAACCGGGCTTTGAATACAAGGAAGACATCGCCTCCGGCCTCGAGGCCGCCGCGCGGGGCGGCTTTGGCGCGGTGATGTGCATGGCCAACACCAAGCCCGTCAACGACACGGCCAGCATTACGCGCGCCATGCTCGACAGCGCCCGCAAAAGCCACCCCAATGGCCCGCGCCTCCACCCCATTGCCGCCGCCACCGTGGGCCTCAAGGGCGAGGAAATGGCCCCCCTCGCGGAACTCAAGGAAGCGGGCTGCGTGGCTGTTTCCAACGATGGCCGCCCGCTGGAAAACGCGGAGCTTGTGCGGCGCATCATGGAATACGGCGCGGACCTCGATCTGGTGCTCATTGATCACTGCGAAGACCCGCATCTGGCTAAGGGCTGGCGCATGCACGAAGGCGTGACCAGCGGCCTGCTGGGCGTCAAAGGACAGCCCGCCGCTGGCGAGGCCAATCAGGCCATGCGAGACATCATGCTGGCGGAATATCTTGGCGTGCCCGTGCATATTGCCCATGTTTCCGCAGCGTTGACCGTTGACTGCATTGCCTGGGGCAAGGCGCGTGGCGTCAAGGTGACTGCCGAAACCTGCCCCCATTATCTGCTGCTGGATGAAACCGCCCTTGAGGGCTACAATACCCAGGCCAAGGTCAGCCCGCCCCTGCGCACCACCGCAGACCGCGAGGCCTTGCGCCGCGCCGTGAAAAACGGCACCATCGACATACTCGCCACAGACCACGCCCCACACGCCGCCCACGAAAAAGAAGGCACACTGGATGATGCCATGTGCGGCTTTACCGGGCTTGATCTGGCTATCAGCCTCACCTGGGGGCTGGTGGCCGAAGGCGTGCTGACAGAGGCCGATGTGCACCGGCTGTGGAGCCGCCGCCCGGCAGAAATTTTCAACCTGCCCTGCAACGGCTTTACCCCCGGCGATCCAGCAGATTTCTTCCTGCTTGACCCGGACGAAACATGGGTTCCCGGGCCGGAAAACCTCTACTCCAAAAGCTGCAACACGCCATTTCTGGGGCAGACCCTGCGCGGCAAGGTCAAGCACCACTGGATAGACGGCATGCAGCTGTTC
- a CDS encoding dihydrodipicolinate synthase family protein: MKYITPTLTALKSKTEIDVQSCLKHYDFLINAGIDGAAIFGSSGEFPHLSVEERKSLISEAIKHIDRRMQVLIGTGDMRVEECVAMSNFAFEQGADGVMVVGPWYFALTDADVMSYFGAVAEQVRGKVYIYNYPDRTGYTISPSVVLELARRYPNIVGIKDTIPDMAHTVELIQTVKGNIPSFEVLSGFDHNFASNILAGGDGCIAAVSNVRPDLCVAWRDAMKARDFDGTMKYQQLFNRIVGVYGFSSPFMAAMKGLLVDAGIFASATVASPYQEATSAQMFAVREFMRGF; this comes from the coding sequence ATGAAATATATAACGCCCACACTTACCGCGCTGAAAAGCAAAACAGAAATCGACGTACAGTCGTGCCTCAAGCACTACGACTTTCTTATCAATGCCGGTATTGACGGCGCGGCCATATTCGGCAGTTCCGGCGAATTTCCGCACCTTTCTGTTGAAGAACGCAAGAGCCTGATTTCTGAGGCCATCAAACACATCGACCGCCGTATGCAGGTGCTTATCGGCACTGGCGACATGCGGGTTGAAGAATGTGTCGCCATGTCCAACTTTGCCTTTGAACAGGGTGCGGACGGCGTGATGGTGGTGGGGCCGTGGTATTTTGCCCTCACCGATGCGGACGTGATGAGCTACTTCGGCGCGGTGGCGGAGCAGGTGCGCGGCAAGGTGTACATCTACAACTATCCTGACCGCACCGGATACACCATTTCGCCCAGCGTGGTGCTTGAACTCGCCCGCCGCTATCCCAATATTGTGGGCATCAAGGATACCATTCCCGACATGGCCCACACGGTGGAGCTTATCCAGACCGTCAAGGGCAACATCCCCTCCTTTGAAGTGCTGAGCGGCTTTGACCATAACTTTGCGTCAAACATTCTGGCTGGTGGTGACGGCTGCATTGCGGCTGTTTCCAACGTGCGCCCCGACCTGTGCGTGGCCTGGCGCGATGCCATGAAGGCCCGTGATTTTGACGGCACCATGAAGTATCAGCAGTTGTTCAACCGCATTGTGGGCGTGTACGGATTCTCCTCGCCCTTTATGGCGGCCATGAAGGGCCTGCTTGTGGATGCGGGCATTTTTGCCTCTGCCACGGTTGCGTCCCCCTATCAGGAGGCAACTTCTGCCCAGATGTTTGCCGTGCGGGAATTCATGCGCGGTTTTTAG
- a CDS encoding gluconate:H+ symporter, which produces MGTTGALIILGVTIVGIVMLCVRYRVHAFLALMAACAFLGIASGMPLGAIGSSIEKGMGNTLGFLAPILALGAFMGKMLEVSGGAQRLAKSLIGVFGQTKAYWAMLIIGYICGIPVFAQVGMVLLMPLAFSISKESKLSILLVALSLYTGLLVVHCVVPPHPAAMAIAKELNADVGKVILYGLILVVPGAVIGGPIFAKYISKRINVPLPEGAVTTVISKDGRDLPNFGGTLLLTLLPLILMIGKTVVEFSSSKDAAYMPLVEFLGHPVIALFISAVASLIFLGVKRGFSSIELSGFCDKSLLPMVSILLVIGAAGSFNKVIMDSGMGNVLKDVLVTLNMHPVIMAWLIASIMRFALGSATVAMMTAAGFISPVLAVHPVDPALMCISIGAGAIGWSHVTDSGFWFFREFLNMSVKDMYMSFTLSGCIVSIITAIFCYLASFVI; this is translated from the coding sequence ATGGGAACAACGGGTGCTCTGATTATTCTTGGCGTGACAATCGTCGGCATCGTGATGCTGTGCGTGCGTTACAGGGTTCATGCATTTTTGGCGCTTATGGCTGCCTGCGCCTTTTTGGGGATTGCCAGCGGCATGCCCCTGGGGGCCATTGGCTCCTCCATTGAAAAGGGCATGGGCAATACCCTGGGCTTTCTGGCTCCCATCCTCGCGCTGGGCGCGTTCATGGGCAAGATGCTTGAAGTTTCGGGCGGCGCGCAGCGGCTCGCCAAATCGCTTATTGGCGTTTTTGGTCAGACCAAGGCCTACTGGGCCATGCTCATCATCGGCTACATCTGCGGCATCCCCGTGTTTGCCCAGGTGGGTATGGTGCTCCTGATGCCCCTGGCCTTCTCTATTTCCAAGGAATCCAAGCTTTCCATTCTGCTGGTGGCTCTTTCTCTCTACACCGGCCTGCTGGTTGTGCACTGCGTTGTGCCGCCGCATCCCGCAGCCATGGCAATTGCCAAGGAACTGAACGCCGACGTGGGCAAGGTGATCCTTTACGGCCTCATCCTGGTGGTGCCCGGCGCTGTCATCGGCGGCCCCATTTTTGCCAAGTACATCAGCAAGCGCATCAATGTGCCGCTGCCTGAAGGGGCCGTTACCACGGTTATCAGCAAGGATGGCCGCGATCTGCCCAACTTTGGCGGAACCCTGCTGCTGACCCTGCTGCCGCTGATCCTCATGATCGGCAAGACCGTGGTGGAATTTTCCTCCAGCAAGGATGCGGCCTACATGCCCCTGGTGGAATTTTTGGGCCATCCTGTGATCGCCCTGTTCATTTCTGCCGTAGCTTCCCTGATCTTCCTCGGCGTGAAGCGGGGCTTCAGCTCCATTGAACTGAGCGGCTTCTGCGACAAATCCCTCCTGCCCATGGTTTCCATTCTGCTGGTTATTGGCGCTGCGGGCAGCTTCAACAAGGTCATCATGGATTCCGGCATGGGCAACGTGCTCAAGGACGTGCTGGTCACGCTCAACATGCACCCGGTCATCATGGCCTGGCTGATTGCTTCCATCATGCGCTTTGCCCTTGGCAGCGCCACCGTCGCCATGATGACGGCTGCGGGCTTTATCAGCCCTGTGCTGGCCGTGCATCCTGTTGACCCTGCGCTCATGTGCATTTCCATCGGCGCTGGGGCCATCGGCTGGTCGCACGTTACGGACTCCGGCTTCTGGTTCTTCCGCGAATTTTTGAACATGTCGGTCAAAGACATGTATATGTCCTTCACGTTATCTGGCTGCATTGTGTCGATCATCACGGCGATATTCTGCTACCTGGCATCGTTCGTTATCTAA